Sequence from the Epinephelus moara isolate mb chromosome 19, YSFRI_EMoa_1.0, whole genome shotgun sequence genome:
CAAATCAAGACTTTTACAGACCTTTTTAATATATGAAATTAAAGACCAAACCTGAAACAGtaatacacattatatatacatgtgtgtgtttatgtgtgtgacacATGTGTAAGTACTCTTTCCAagtaaacacagtgatgtcagttcaaaattaacagtaacgaaaaatgacaacaattgGGTGAGTTTAAGTTTAATGTAGTAAATGTCTGTCATAAATGCTACTTATTATTACTACAATATTCAGAGAAATACTGtgggtaaaaaaatatttttattcgGTCTGTCCAATGATTGTAAACAGTCACTGGGTCTATCAGGCTGGAGTAATTTTCACAGtaatgtgactgaaaatatttaagGCCTATCAAATcagacaatttaagactttttaaggacctgttgACACCATGTGCATTtggaaaaaaagccaaaaatgcaTGAAATAAAACTCATTTGCTGAAAAGAGGCGGAGAAGAATTTAAaactcattttttaaacaatcattaaaaaaatgtattacctTGACTATCATTCACTGTTGTTTGGATCAGTGTGTCTATTCTGTTTAGAACTGGCCGGACGACATGAAcctgcagaggaaaaagagacAAGCAAGCTGCATCGTGATGctcaaactgacaaaaaaatcaacagtCATGTGGGATTCTCTACCTGGTTTTCCTCCAGTGTCTCCATCACCAGTGCATAGTCCTCCCAAAACTCTCTGAGCAACTTGCTCCTGTTAGGAGCCCATTTGAATAAGATCTCATCTGCAACAGTTTCAAGAacagcatgtaaacaaaccaaacaacaccagTGAAATTAAAGTTGGTACAGTGTCAGCATATCTGAGCATCTCACCTTCCTCTGATGGAGAGACAGGACagtccaccccctcctcctctgacaggGCCACGCACATTTTCAGCAGGTACAACGCCCTCTTACGTGACAGGCTGTCTCTGTGCGTCAGTCCATCCTGAACCATCCTCCAGAATTGGAGGGACAGACGAGGGTCGGGCTcacatgaggaggaggaagatgaagaggagggaagGTAGTGAGGTTTCAGCAGGTGGTCTGACAGGGCGGTCAGACACAGCAGTGCCCGCTCTGTGACCACAGGTGTGCTGTCAGTGGAGTGCCAGCTGCACAGGTCATCCAGGATCAACTTGAGGATGCTTGTTAACTTCGCACCGCTGCAGCAGTTCAGGACAGTTAGGAGAAGCCTGACTGTGATTTTAGACACCAATGCATCAGGGAGTGTTTTGATGCATGACAAGGCAGATGACACTGTGGTGAGTGTGAGCTGTTCATCAGCTGACAGAGAAGGCACAAGAGCAGCCATGACTTCAATGGCAACCTCCACGCTGAGTCGTCCCGGAGCGggcacctcctcctctgacagctGGAGCGAGGGCAGGACAGACAGAGCCACTCTCCCCGGCACAGTCTCATCACACAGCCGGACACAGATGTTCAAGAGTCGgcatgcagcagcagtgctCTCCCTGCACCGCATGTCCTCACCGGCTTCTGCTGCTATCCCGGAGAGGAGAGGCAGACACTGTGTCCAAATCATCGAGTCGATTTTACTTTTAATAGATCCTCTTTTCGCAGCTGAAAACGTAGTCGTGTCCGAGTCGGCCAAGAGGGGTCCGAGTCCTTCAATGAAAGCTGTCAGCGCTTCCACTCGCTCCGTCCCCGGCCATGAGTCACGCGGCCAGGTTAGAGACTCAAACAAAATGTCGTAGTCAGGAGAGCTGGACAGTAACGCGTTAATTAAAACAGAATACATTGTAGAGAGACGCTACACTGCCAACAACAAGCAAGCTAAAGATACCCTGCTACCTGCTCTTCTCACCGCGTCCATAAGCTACACGTTTTTACAATCGGAATGTAAACTTCCGCATACGTAACCTCAAAGTCTCGCGAGAGCTGGGAGTTAAGAGTGACAGAACAGCATTCATTCAATTATACCCttttaaatcaatcaaatttaaacattaaattatcATAGTGGTGTTTAGAAGTATAGTATataaaaaaagtgaaaacatccGGTTTCATTTAGTGGcataaagattttatttttactattatataaaaaaaaaaaaacattgctttAGATAAAAATGAATTGTTCAGTATTGTGAATTAACACTGTCTGCTCATACATTATTAGCATTGAAAAAGTTTTTACAATAGTACAAAGTACAATCTTTCCAAGTGAGTTCATATTGGCTAATGACGTCAGTTCTTTTGCATCCAAACTGTCATTTACacaacagtaaaaacaacatttgagaAAAAAACCAACAGAAAGGCTCTTTGTTTGGAGgttatataatacaaaaatactgCAGATTCATTATACACTGGTTACAGAAATAGTGCTTTACAAAGAATACTTAATTAAGACAGCGGGGAGAGAGTATAGAACAAGGAGGCTTTGGATGAATGCATTACCAGCTGTAAAGAGGTTCAATTTTCCACATCAGCAGCTACATTGCTGTGGCAGACTAATAGGAAAAGCATGACAGAGCACACTATACAAAAATAGAGtatattataaaatatgattcttaaaaaaaacatgataaaggAATGCGGGAGCACAATCATTAGCACCGTGGCTTCTGGAGTTTCTCCTGAATAAAACAAGGACATTTCAGTGTTTACATTAGCAGATAGGATAATGGCAAGGGAAGCTTAAATCCCATCTAATGAATGTCAAAATATCTCTTACTGTCAAACTGACATTTCAGAAATATTTTTACAAGGTGAACTTtataaaagacaataaaattgattagaaatattttgttcataTGTAATAAAATAGTGCAAGTAGTATGTACATaatatacaacaaaaataaatatgctcTGTTTACTGACTGAAATGTTGCTGAATCAGATCTCTGATCTCTATTCCACAGTTTTCTAAGAGGAATGATGGGTCCAGTCATTTTTCATAATACGTCTCTGCactttgaaacacacacatcccacGTTGTCATCATCATACAGTAGAAAACATTGAGACATTCATGTGTTGGCAACTTAGAAGTTAAGCTGCACTGTAAATGAAGGAGGAAAATGGGCCTATTTGTGGACATCAGCACTTGATGTATTCAAAGAATGAATTCCAGGAACTGTTCATCACCCAGCATGTCCAAGGAGAGGCAGTTAGTGGACCTGCGGCCATAGAAGGAAGGTTTGGCTTGGCAGTGCAAAAGCTGGTAATAACTGTCATCAACAGgggtctttgtgtttgttgagGCATCCGGGAGACCAAAGGTATAGCTGTGGGAGGAATCAGGTGGCAGTGTAGTCCCCAGGGGTGCCGGAGGTGGGAACAGACGGACATCATCTAGACTGTGGCTGTGCCGATCCACGCTGACTTGTGTCTTAGATTTCTGCATCGAGAATAAAGACAGGAGGTAAAGATAAAGACTAATATAACATAGTAATCCAaaggaggcaaagaagaagaaggcagGGGAAAGAAGGCGACCAACCTGTTGTAACGTATCTTTGTTACGTAACTTCCCATGGTCTTCATCACTGTCTGGGGGacatgctgtgttttctgtAGAGACCAAATAATTTTATtagagtttttaaaaatacaaacaattttgttttcattaacaggatgaggaaaaaataaaataccattCAAATAATATCCTGTATGTCACAATCAAATTATTCATACCTGGTGAAGGAGTCTCTGAAGCGAGTTCTGAACAATCCACTGACACTCCTTCAAGAAGATCTGCCAACTGGAACATCTCATAAGGATCATCCACAAGAACCTCCTTTGGACTTCCAACACACGTCTTGAtctctgaaagaaaaaaaaaaagttttagaaATCGGATTATGTAAAATCTAACGGATTTCATTTCATTGTGATTCAAGAGACTCgtttgagatgaactgcgcTTTGCCTAGAAAGTAGACAAGATaaggcagctgcagcaggaggcagtGACAGAAAGCCACGGTCAAGTCTGACAGTTTCTCGACAGTGTCCAGCAGCCTTCggtctgtacaggaagtcactgaaacactcacatcctgttaGATCTGAggttgatttattaaaaatgctATCAGACCCAtgtatcagtttgttctcagtctccaattTGTTTCAATCATGACAGAGTGACCTATTTAAATGCTTTACAGGCAATCTGCAATTTCtgttcatggttcaacctccatttttcatttaaaacatcagcttaacagtcaaacacagaggaaagaaatacaacacaacagcttttattaaagatcagtcagatatgGTCAGGgtttcacatctgtacagaccCTCACATCCCACGGACCACaggtctctgtgttgctaaatacttcaataactAAACAGTCAATTGTTAATATATAACAGACTAtatatagtttatgatgaatgtatttagtctctgcTGAATAagcttcaccatcagtcacacaacatatATTCTGTAAACAGAATAAACTTTCACATCatacaaataatatttaaagctctgaaattcaacaaaaatttaaagtttatctaaaacatcttgttgagtcaacatctaaaccaatcagctgttagatcagatAAGAGCCTGGTATTTCCCATCGTGCCTTGGATCCTCTAATTGGTAGAGAGCAACTGCAGctcctggctctaaaaactgtgcCGCCTTGATCTTGTGAGATTATCGATGTCCACTTTTGTATGACGCCAGAGAAAGATGGGATGAAGTTGGACACAAATCTAACTATCACCGGCGATCGAATCGGTGCATGCGAGGCTCATCTTAAACAAGCCCAAGAtcataatgaaacaaaaatgaaactaaCTTTAAACACAGCATGTACTATAACAATAACATCATTAATCTCTCATATTCTCAACTATTACAAGTTACAATATCAGCATGGCACACAGCTGCTTTCCTGTCTACAAACTATTTCATTAAACAATTGTAGCATCAGTTTATTCCCAAAAACCATACAATGGGAGAGATGGATAAAATGTCTTGTACAAATGTGTCAGTATAAAAACCTCTCACCTTCCTCTTGCCACCCTTCATCTTCTATCCGCGCCTTGCTGCCTGCGTCAAACCCAGAGGTACAGGAGCTGCCGCAGCTGGCTCCTGAGCTGAAACACTTCTCTGCTTGCCGGTGACCTTCGTCCTCCATGGAGGCCACCTCTGTGGAGATGCTGTGTTGACGAGCATCAGCTTCAATTCCAGAGCTGCTGGTGGAGTGTCGAGAGAGACCGGGGCTGCTCTCGCTGCCTGGGGGGTCCAAGTCCAGGTCATCACTGATGTATGACTCTCTGTAACGCTTTTTAtctaaaaaagaagaaaatatatttttttttaaattagaacATAAACCATCAAAAGAACGTGAGGTTAACTGTTTGTTAAGAAGTTGTCAAAAAGTACTGAAGATATACAGACGGCACTAGCTCTATTCAGTAACTGTAAAGTACCAGAAGCTGCTTAAAATGCTGGAAATAATATTGGTAATACTTTAAGGTTTGCTGATCAATGAAAAACTTTGATGAATTGATTCTCTGAGTGTATTCTTTTAGACTTTAGATTCCTATATTTAGACCTTTAACACATGTacactgaaatatttatttCCAATAAAAGAGCATCTTGTataatttgaataaatataaatttgaaCAGCTCTGGGGTTACAAATGTGATTAATGAACAGGAACTCTTAATTTCtctgtgtggggaaaaaagtgactTTTCTTAagttttcatttaactttttgTGTCTACAGAAGAATTCTGCTGACTACAAGTGGCCCAGAGCCAAACTGTAATTATCACTGATACTAATCCTGCCCTTGTATTCTCCTTCCTGTACCTTCGCTCTCCTCCAGCTGGCGTAGGTGTTTGAGGGCAGGCTGGAGGCTGAGGTAGAGGCGATGGCTGCTGCTCAGGTGCAGCAGGAGGTGGCGAGAGCGGAACGATGACCCTGTGTAGTAAACCAGCTTCCTGGCTGACGGCAGGCCATCTGGCTGGATCTCGAATTTCTTACCCTGAATGGGAGAACATATTATACATAGTGTACATAGCTAATGCCCATTAAATAATTAGAATGATTCCACCTAAGATTACCAGAGAATGGAAATGAGCTGCATGCTTACCAGGAAGGTGAGACGTCCCACGTTTGACCAGGGGAAGTCGTACAGCAGCTGTCGAATGTTGTTTACCTCCTATAAATATAAACCACAAGCACGCATACACAAATAAAAGCTCAATAGTGTGTGAGCAACAGAACATTTCTGGATGTGTAATCTACTGGGgtatatttttaaattagtGATCAATAATCAATTGTCTTTTTGTTCACAGAAGCCATCTGGACTTGGCGAAGAGGCCAAGGGCTTCTCGAGGTATCTCACGGTCTGTTGGCTCTTTAATCAGCCAGGCCTGGAGCCCTAATCCCCCCCAGATGGCCCCTGATGGACAGATCAAACAACTGACTGGCATTTGCAGACGGCTCCTATCTCCTCCTGCACTGCTGTTGGTGGCAATCCCACACATTCTTCACACGTCTAGTCAGAGGTTTTATAGGGCTACACATACAAAGACTGAATCTTTGAGCCAACGCAGATTCACTTTTATGCACACATGTGTTGACGCATATACCATGCATCAacgacacactcacacatgcacgtACCTGATAAACCTGCATTCCTCGCAGGGTCAGACCGAGCAATGCcgttcctctctctgcctttttGTCCTGGACAAATGAATGATGAGATGTCAGAGAGGCATCTGAGCAGTTCAGATAAGATA
This genomic interval carries:
- the zgc:172136 gene encoding FERM domain-containing protein 6; protein product: MSTSIRQERTICVLLPNKEQLDITVGLKSTGQDVFNRVSELLGIKELHFFGLTVVKDNEHIFLDMEEKLTKYFPKEWKQDSGKGLQKRPLPLFLCLKVQYYIENGRLICERKARHLYYSDLRERVLRSECRQQEEVYFQLAGYALQADLGDHTLPREDMEVTPYFEPKEYFPPWIVAKRGVNYLLCHGPKVHQELWGMSTRDAMLLFIRESCRLEDVPVTFYKLQKDKKAERGTALLGLTLRGMQVYQEVNNIRQLLYDFPWSNVGRLTFLGKKFEIQPDGLPSARKLVYYTGSSFRSRHLLLHLSSSHRLYLSLQPALKHLRQLEESEDKKRYRESYISDDLDLDPPGSESSPGLSRHSTSSSGIEADARQHSISTEVASMEDEGHRQAEKCFSSGASCGSSCTSGFDAGSKARIEDEGWQEEEIKTCVGSPKEVLVDDPYEMFQLADLLEGVSVDCSELASETPSPENTACPPDSDEDHGKLRNKDTLQQKSKTQVSVDRHSHSLDDVRLFPPPAPLGTTLPPDSSHSYTFGLPDASTNTKTPVDDSYYQLLHCQAKPSFYGRRSTNCLSLDMLGDEQFLEFIL